GGGAGTCTCATGCGGAGTAAATCTGAGGGGACACTGATTGATCTGGATGACAAAGTCTCAACCAGTGACAACCTAAATGGTAAAATTCTCACTTGTCCTCTAAATCTGAAAACCTTCCCATAATATTAATAGATGTCCTAACCAAACTCTAAATATTTCCCCAGGTGGGTATGGGACACATAACTCCGAGTGGCAGATTTTACAACCAGAGGTCGTAGGTTCATCTCAGTCGAAAAATCCTTTTTGGAACAAACTGTCTGGATCAAACCCTTTCTTAGACGACATAGTACACAGcggcacagacaaacacaattcCAACAAATCAActgtaaaacaagacaataaaaaacatttggacCCAAATGAAGATGACGCCTTTAGCACATCTTCTGATGAAGGCAACGTGGGAACCTTTTtggaaaacatacaaaaagtCAGTAACAAATCAGGGAGATGTAGAAGTGCTTCAGACATCCTGGATGATCTGGAGAGAAAAGTGCCAAAACGGGAGAACAGCTTTAGACCGCCTGGGCCAGTGCTGAACCCAGATTTTGAGTGGCTAAAGAACGACAGAGAGGCCTACAAGATGGCCTGGCTGAGCCACAGGCAGCTAACCCGCTCATGTCTGGACTTAAATCTGATGAGCCAGAGTCCAGGGTGGGCTCAGACACAGGCCACTGACTTTCAGGTAATCTGCAAGATCGGCCACGCTGGTGGCTCAGTACAGTTGCCAGACTCAGAAATTAGCATCCATATCCCAGAAGGCCATGTTCCTCCTGGAGAAGTCCAGGAAGTTACACTGAAAGCCATGCTAGACCCTCCTCCTGGACTCAATAACAACTATGTGACAACCATGAGTCCACTTCTAGAGGTGGTCCTCAGCAACATCAACATACAGGAGTGCATCTCTCTGGAGATGAAACTGGCTGGAGAGGTGAAGAGCGACCCATTGAGTCAGGTGATGACTAATGTGGTCGGGCTGGTGTCCATCAAAAGAGAGGGCCCTTATCTTAAAGTGAACAACTGTTACATTTACAAGAACATGATGCAGATGAAGCTGCAAGACctgaagacacatttttatgtgATTGCAGTCGCGGAGGCCTCTGCAATACAGGCTCCTGCTACATCAGTGTGGGATTATCTTGATCGCCATATCACATTTGCAGTTTATGGTCCCAGGtatatccatccatcattcAAGGTCGTACTAGTGGTTTGCGGTCATGGGGATGTTCCGCCAAGGCTTCCGTTTTCAGTTACCTGCAGAGGAAACAAAAGCGCACCTCCACTTGTGCTGCAGCTTTGGGGAAAACATGGGTTTAAACCAGACAAACTGAACAACCTGCATGTCGGTATCAGCCTCACAGACTCCATGTTTAAAATCAAACCGGAGGACAAACTTAAAGAAGTGAGACAAAGTCAGCTCAAAATAGGGATAGTTTTGCAACTGCCAGTTGCGTTAGCTTGTGCCAGTAATACAGAAATGACCCCTTTTAAATTAGATCTACAAGTGAAGGAATCAAACGGTACAACTGTTACACATTTCCAAGTAGCTTCCCCTCCCGCAGCACCCATCAGATCAGAAAGGAGAGTGTCGCGGCAGATAGAAAAGCAGATTGAAATGACAAGAAGCCCACCTATTCCTGAGGAAAGTGTAACAGATATCCCCAAATTCATAGACAGACCTgtgaacatacagtactatgGTGTAGCCCTAAAGTCAGTCCTCCGTCAGCCACGAGTAGACTACCTTCTGGAGTATTTCAAGGGGGACACTGTGGCTCTCCTATCCAGAGAGACGGTAAGGTCTGTGGGTAACTCAAAAGTAAAGGAATGGTATATTGGATTCCTCCGAGGCAGGACTGGTTTGGTTCACTGCAAGAACGTCAAGCTCATAACCAGAGACCAAGTGATGGACTTCACCGGCATTCAAATCACCACAGAGGTCCTCTTGGACAACATGACGCAACCCTTCAAAAAGCTTACTTACATGTACTCCGCCATCCAGACGTTGGTCACTGAACACATAACCAGCTGGAGAGGTTTGGCTGATGCTTTAGGGTACAGCAATCTGTCGCTGGACATcatcacacacaggcacgcTGAAACTCAGGCTGATAAAGTCGCCTGCGTACTGGAAAAGCTCAAGGAAGACTGCCATGCTGAGAAGAGCAGGAAAAAGTTTCTGCATGCGCTCATGTTGGTTAGTagagaaaaacaattttaattgtCCTgataaattcattttaattcattgaaagagaatatttttattttacagtcaatTCTTTGTTAGCActacaaaaaacagcaaattcaTAAAATATTGGACATGCACACAACCCACAACTGGTGCTATATCAATTTCACAGCATGTATGCTTTGATGTCCTGTGCCTAACATGGTTTTGTGACGGGTTTTATCTCTGCGTTTAAATCACCACAGGGTCTGTTGAAGATTGACTCTGTGAACCTTGTGgcgcagctgattcagaacacAGTCATTTTGTCCACAGCTGTGGAGCTGGGAGTTCGATGGCGGGAGCTCGCTGAGAAGATGGCAAAACTCTCCAGCGCTCAGATAGCCGGCTACGAGGCGCCGCACCGAGGGGAGAACGGAGAAATCGTTTCCCAGGTCGGTTTAACAGTACACACTGACACAGCAAGCAATATAAATAGAGCAGATAACACTGATCTTGTGGCATTTATTCAGTGAATGTAAAGTACATTGTATCCTACAAATTAATTCCTGTATTTCCTGTTCTGTTTTAGTCAATGTGGAAACCTGCTTATGACTTCCTGTACTCGTGGAGTCTGCGGTATGGAGGCAGCTACAGGGACATGATCCAGGACCTGCACCTGGTCctggacaaaatgaaaaacccTGCCACCAGGCAGTGGAGGCAGCTGACTGGCGCCCTCATCACTGCGAACTCTCTCGATATCTTTCGAGCCTCTGCATATCCAAATTCCTAAACTTTATGCAAGCGTACTCTTGTGATGACTGCACCATCCATGCACTTGGGAAAAAACTGAGAGGTTTTGTTACACAGCAATAAGGTTTTGGATGTGTTTAACGTTACTTTGCGCTTTTTTATTGTGGCATTGTTTTGCGCACTCATTTTTACACAAAGCATTAGAAGCTACTTTGTTGAAAATAATGATCTCACTTGGTGAAGTTAAACTATGTTCTCACAATTTTTGATGAAGGAATGTCACTATATcttgcaaagaaaagaaaaagagtagtttgtcactttttctctATATATGGCTGTGCCAATGTGATGAAGCCTTAAAATGAAAGTTTATTGTGGTAGATCGTTCGGTCAATTGTTTATGAGGTCAGTAGTTATAGACTGACATCAACTCTCCTGGGTATCAATAATCTCAACTGGCGTATCGATAATTGTTTCTTTGatctttgtcttttaatttttgCTGTTTAATAGTAACccaataatgtaatgtaatccaGTTACTTTTGTTTCTGCAAACGTGCATTACCTGAAGAGCAGGTTAAATTATTATTGATGTAtctaatttgatttatttcctgactgtattgttttttgttttctttattaagGATCCCCTTCATCTTTAAGTCCTgtgaagtttgtattttttttaaataataatgtgaaCACTCTTGCTAACAAACAATTGCAAGGGTTGCTGTACTGACAGTACATTCACCTTTAGTGGACTTTGTGTGCTGAAAATGAGAACGTTCTACCAGGTGAAAGTTTCCTGATGCCAGTAAATGAACCATTAAGATGCTATTTTAAgcatattatattacataacatatatatttttaagtgtCATGAACTATTGTCTTAAATATTAGTCTATTTGCTATCGTTTTTATAGTGTAATGTTTTAGATATGTACAAAGCAGATAATTTCACAAGGTAAACAATGTAACAATTGTGTTTGTATGATGATGTTTTCATTGCTAAATAGAAACCTCAACGTTTAGAGCGGTGCCATAAAGTGCCTCAAGTCACTGACATGTTAGACAATAGATATCTTTGATACTGAAATGGAGATGTGTTGCATTAgatatgaataaatattaacTGCAGTAAACTATCTGATCCATTTGCTTTTAAACACAGAGATAAAATAATTTGACAAAGAGCTACTAAACTACTGtagttatttaaataatatttaaatacttaCCAACTTATGCAACATTTGCCATTTTCCAGCTTGGTTGTGTTAAATCtcaatataaaaacaacttaCTTTTTCCATAAGTGTGTTTCATTGATTTTCTCTGTTTGCTTTTCCTAACACTGTTTGTTTAAACTAGTTTCAGCTGAGAGCATTCTGTTCCAGTTGTCTGTCAAACAGAGAGCACAGAATGCTTTACTTTGACTCACTGAATGCACTTTGGGAAGAGTAAATCAAATAAGGAAAATGTTATCAGGCAACAGAGGGAACTGATTCAATCTCAGATATTGTAggattgtattttatttctaagGGCTGATGATAAAGAGTTGGTAACATCAAGATTAAAAGCAGGGATATGACACACTGCACTTGATGTTTAGAAAGATGCCAAACAAGAAATGTATGCATAACTCTTTAGTTCTATCTCACTAAAATAACCAATTTTGTATAACCATCTGTCAGAGCAGTCATAATATGTGTTATGCTTTTATTACGCTTTAATAATACCTCCTGGTCTGCCTAACTGATGTCACCACTCTAGCAGTAAGTAAAGAAATATGTACCTCAACATTTAGTGTTAAGCTTAGTGTACAGTTTCCTGATCATGGCAACAACGTTTAGATTAAGTGGCCATTGCCATTTCTcctaaaataaaaggaattcCGCAAACGGAAACAACTACATACagctatgtttgaacatggagAACAGAGGTTCACCGTTTTAGTGAGGGTTGAACATGAGTTCAGAGGAAGGTTTCTTTCACAAACATATTGCTCCTCATAGATAAATAGGTAACAATCAGTTATAGAAGCAAACATTAGTGATTCATTCTCAATATTGAACACGGTCGCTTTAGCTGTTAATATCTAAGATTATGACTATAGCGTCATGTGCTCAGTTACCAATATCAAAACTTACCAAAAAAGTAAGATAGCTGTGTTAGGAGTTggtaaagtgtgtgtatgaCGTATGCATGCATATTTATGGCTGAACCAATTACAAATGAGCTATACAGAATGAGAAACCTGATGGCTCAAGAAGACAAAATTGggttagtttttttatattttgtgaagGATGTAGCTTTTGCTTTCACAAGATACAAGTTAAAGCACTGACTAACAGCAAAATGAGGGACACACGAAAAATGTTCGAGGGACACTGGCTTTTTATGTCCCCATTTTTCAAATGCAGTGAGGCGTTAAACTGTGTGATTAATGAAATGTGACCACTTTTGTTTTGGGAGCCTTTTTTAGCAGCAGTGCGAGGATGCAGATAGCAGGTAATTATTAGGAATATTGCTGCCTGTCTTAAGCTTTATAGTTTTGTGAGAAAATATTTCCCCTCATTTCTGCTTGAGTAATTGTACGTTGCTATGCAGATCGAAGATATGGGCCCATTACTGTAGCATAAgtatttgcaaatgtgtgtggaAAGTTGTGTAACTGTGTCTCAATCAGATCTGTGATTGTAGACaatctgtaaatgtgtaattaatgtTAAGGGCTGGAAAGTAAGTATTTAAGCTAGAAATgcagaaaagtaaaagtactgttatgGTATTCTTGAGTGAGCCTTTATTCACCATCATCATGCGCTGTGTTACTTTAAATGACTCAGTTCCCATTAGGAGAGAACCATTTGGCTTTGTTTGAATATTCTGGATTTCTGGCATTTACCCAATCTATGGAGCAGGAAATATACACCAGGAAAATGAACTCTATACCACAATAGAGCCACCACAACTCTTTGCCTTAAAGTggctttcccccccccccccaccagcaAACCACATTTACTCATCCACTTCTCAGTAGACCACAGTCTGTCttattttttaaccctcataAAATACCATTTTTAGTTGTAAGAAGGGCTGACTATAGCATCTCTCCTTTAAACTCTGGACAGATTGTTCTCACTAAAGCggtccaaaaaagaaaaaaagaaaaaagaaaaaaagaaaagagtataCATCAGTCATCGCAAAGTATGCGTTTATGCCCACAGCTTCTTCCAGACTGCTGTGTTTCACTCACAATGGCCCACATGAGCCATTGCGGTTCCTCATAACAAATTTACACATTAAGTATTCCTTATCACTGACACTACTGCCAAACAAACCTGTGCAAACACTGAGTCCTGCCAGTTAGTGTTAGAATATTCAACTATATAACAACAGGAAAACACATGTTATGGCTTGTCTCCTGTGcaatctttgaaaaacaaaatgtgacacTAAAGTTCTCACACACTCTAAAAGTGAAGAGTTGAACTACAGCCACACATCAAAAATGCTgaagtttctgtcttttcagcATAGTTCACGTATATTTCCTGGTCTCTTCATTCAAGCCAAAAACTAACCACATATTGCATTTCAAGAAGTGTCCCAGACAGACCCTACTCTTCATCaggaaaacagacagggcaagaCCTCACAAACAAAGCCCATCTCAGCTACTCAGTCTGCCGTGGTGATCCCGGTCGGATTAAGTAGAGGTTGGCaggattttcattttctttaagaGCGgcaaaaaaatgctgaaattgCCTTTTTATCTGGCTCGTATCCCAGCTCACATGCCAAGAAAAACTTAGTTCATTAGTGCagcttttttcataaaaatctGGATGATGCATTAACCGAGAAGATGTTGACTATCCTTCATATTATGGTGATGCATGCATTGTATGCTTCCTGCCCTGAAATGGTTTAATTTGTTCTGAGTTCATTTTCTCAACTGTTATCATTGAGTTCTCATTTTGTCTGAAATCACAGTTAACTGATCTTCAAATCAGTCTAATTGAGGTGACTATTCTAATTGATAATACTTACTCCATTAAAGCTTGCAAGgtatatttacaatatattagTTTTTATGTGATAACAGAAATACCTTAGAGCATCACACAACCTGGCAGTGTAATTCCAATGGGTGGCGCCATTGTATCAATGATAGGGAATTTCAGTGCTTGTCCAGAGTTACTCATTTGTGTTAAGTCTCATGTGTTATTTCTAACCAACACCTATTTAATGAATCTGAAAACATATCAATGGCCTTCATTTCTTATCAGATAAGGAAATAATCAGACAACAACACATACAATGAGTTTCCAGAAGACATGtcatttcataaaatataataaataataagttcTGGTACACATTTTTACTTACTGGTACATTTTCTGTTGTAAGAATTGCATTTGGATAATATAATGATGTGGTTGAAGTACATTCAAAAGGGAGAAgtataaatgaaaatagaaatcTGATGGATTTGGGGACTTCATTGATATTTTCCCCTAATAAACCTATTTCTGATATACGTCTGATATACGTAACCATGCTGCTATAAGTAAACATGCATGAGTCCAAACAGTTTGACTCGGATTCCTGAAGCCAACAGCCATGGGGGCCATCAACAAATCACTGTTATGAACAGAAGCAttcctctgtcctctggggTATATAAGGCTTCATTTGGTTTGCCTCCATGATATATGTGGAGGGCAAGAAGTCATTTAGCTTTCAATTTATTAGCCTGGTGATTTATGCCTGCTGCAAAGGTAGTAGTACACCCCACCACCCATTCTCCCGCCCTCGTTCCCTTTCTCGTTGCCCTATAACAATTTGGTAATTGatgatgtaaaagaaaagaaagttcaACAATTACTAAAGTCAGGAAAGGGTGTACAGTTTCTATGGTTGCACTTCATTTATCACTGGTGTTTTAGTTACTCAGTTAAGCATCAAATAGTAAGTCCACAGCAACCTGCTCTACAGTTGGAGCCCATTTAACCCTACCATAAGATAACACCTAATGCAAGATTCTTGCtaatatatttaatacaaaTTGCATTGCAAATATACTGATGCTCAAATTGCTTGAAAACAAGTTTTTCAAGAAATAATCGTTCATGTCACAATAATAAAGACACGGTTTAAACCTGTAatggtttgtgtgtttccaCTATTAGCTGAACATGTTTGTGATGTATGTTAGGTGTCGATCGTGCTCAGAGTTCAATGCTTTCCGGCTGACTAACAGCCTGCCTGGAGCCTCTTCCCAAGGCCAATGCTGGGAAGGAGGAAGCTCTGTAACCAAATGActcagggagaaaaaaaaaaaatctgaagtgtttggtgtgttcagAGCGGCTTTGTGATTAATCACTATCCACATCCTTGGACACCTCACTTTGCTCTCACTCTCACTTTTTCCATCAACCAACCTAACAGAAACCAAGTTCCGTCATCATGATGGCAAAACACCAAGATAAAGATTAAGGAATTAAGGTAAAATAGAAGACATAAATGATCCCCAATGTTCTTGATAAACATCAGACATAAACATCTGAACCTCACACCGAGACAAAGTCCCTTTAGATTTTTGGAGATTACATTCCCATCAGTGGACTAATGGCAAAGTCTCTCTCCAGTTCCCCTGTTAGGaggaaagtttatttttgttgatgtgATCATATCCTACCACGCAGTAAGAGGTTATGTCAGGTGTACCCCGATGGTGTGGGGGAAGTGCAAAGAGCATGTCTGCCGACAGGCCTGATGTACCAACCGTGACAATCTCAGTTTGTCAATAATCTAAAAAGCAGATGGAGGAAGGCTGGCAATGAGACATAGGAATGTTAAGGATGACAGCAGCGCAACATTAACATAATGATTATTTCACCACagggatgttttctttttaaaaagtgcaCAAATCTAACAACACAAGCTGTATTAATGTACTGCATTCCTTTTTTCAAATCTCAGGCCTTGTTACAATATAAGCAATAATTAAACACTACTGGCTTTGGTATAAAGTATTACTCTGGATAGCTTTAGAGTACCAGTGGCTGAAGAAgaattttaatactttaattaaaaaaaaagtactaatacaacaAGGTTCAGATACTCCATTAACAATAAAAGTCTTGCATTCAAATTCCTATAAGAGC
The genomic region above belongs to Etheostoma cragini isolate CJK2018 chromosome 6, CSU_Ecrag_1.0, whole genome shotgun sequence and contains:
- the macc1 gene encoding metastasis-associated in colon cancer protein 1 isoform X1; the protein is MFTDENMAAGRARSFRRVGSLMRSKSEGTLIDLDDKVSTSDNLNGGYGTHNSEWQILQPEVVGSSQSKNPFWNKLSGSNPFLDDIVHSGTDKHNSNKSTVKQDNKKHLDPNEDDAFSTSSDEGNVGTFLENIQKVSNKSGRCRSASDILDDLERKVPKRENSFRPPGPVLNPDFEWLKNDREAYKMAWLSHRQLTRSCLDLNLMSQSPGWAQTQATDFQVICKIGHAGGSVQLPDSEISIHIPEGHVPPGEVQEVTLKAMLDPPPGLNNNYVTTMSPLLEVVLSNINIQECISLEMKLAGEVKSDPLSQVMTNVVGLVSIKREGPYLKVNNCYIYKNMMQMKLQDLKTHFYVIAVAEASAIQAPATSVWDYLDRHITFAVYGPRYIHPSFKVVLVVCGHGDVPPRLPFSVTCRGNKSAPPLVLQLWGKHGFKPDKLNNLHVGISLTDSMFKIKPEDKLKEVRQSQLKIGIVLQLPVALACASNTEMTPFKLDLQVKESNGTTVTHFQVASPPAAPIRSERRVSRQIEKQIEMTRSPPIPEESVTDIPKFIDRPVNIQYYGVALKSVLRQPRVDYLLEYFKGDTVALLSRETVRSVGNSKVKEWYIGFLRGRTGLVHCKNVKLITRDQVMDFTGIQITTEVLLDNMTQPFKKLTYMYSAIQTLVTEHITSWRGLADALGYSNLSLDIITHRHAETQADKVACVLEKLKEDCHAEKSRKKFLHALMLGLLKIDSVNLVAQLIQNTVILSTAVELGVRWRELAEKMAKLSSAQIAGYEAPHRGENGEIVSQSMWKPAYDFLYSWSLRYGGSYRDMIQDLHLVLDKMKNPATRQWRQLTGALITANSLDIFRASAYPNS
- the macc1 gene encoding metastasis-associated in colon cancer protein 1 isoform X2 codes for the protein MAAGRARSFRRVGSLMRSKSEGTLIDLDDKVSTSDNLNGGYGTHNSEWQILQPEVVGSSQSKNPFWNKLSGSNPFLDDIVHSGTDKHNSNKSTVKQDNKKHLDPNEDDAFSTSSDEGNVGTFLENIQKVSNKSGRCRSASDILDDLERKVPKRENSFRPPGPVLNPDFEWLKNDREAYKMAWLSHRQLTRSCLDLNLMSQSPGWAQTQATDFQVICKIGHAGGSVQLPDSEISIHIPEGHVPPGEVQEVTLKAMLDPPPGLNNNYVTTMSPLLEVVLSNINIQECISLEMKLAGEVKSDPLSQVMTNVVGLVSIKREGPYLKVNNCYIYKNMMQMKLQDLKTHFYVIAVAEASAIQAPATSVWDYLDRHITFAVYGPRYIHPSFKVVLVVCGHGDVPPRLPFSVTCRGNKSAPPLVLQLWGKHGFKPDKLNNLHVGISLTDSMFKIKPEDKLKEVRQSQLKIGIVLQLPVALACASNTEMTPFKLDLQVKESNGTTVTHFQVASPPAAPIRSERRVSRQIEKQIEMTRSPPIPEESVTDIPKFIDRPVNIQYYGVALKSVLRQPRVDYLLEYFKGDTVALLSRETVRSVGNSKVKEWYIGFLRGRTGLVHCKNVKLITRDQVMDFTGIQITTEVLLDNMTQPFKKLTYMYSAIQTLVTEHITSWRGLADALGYSNLSLDIITHRHAETQADKVACVLEKLKEDCHAEKSRKKFLHALMLGLLKIDSVNLVAQLIQNTVILSTAVELGVRWRELAEKMAKLSSAQIAGYEAPHRGENGEIVSQSMWKPAYDFLYSWSLRYGGSYRDMIQDLHLVLDKMKNPATRQWRQLTGALITANSLDIFRASAYPNS